The Aspergillus luchuensis IFO 4308 DNA, chromosome 6, nearly complete sequence genome segment TTTCGCGACCAGGCACGATGAACAAGCACTATCACCGCTGGAATACCGATGTATGGTTTCATGGTGAAGGCAGGTAGCGACCCCAAGGTAAAGCAGGGGAAAGGTTGGCAGAATAAGAAatcggggagaagaagagcatcgCGTATCTTAGCTTGATCTTTAGCGCGGGTAGCTCCGATGGGGACCAGGTGACCATCCGCGGGTTGGTATTGGTGATCGGCAAACACAAAGCTGGATGAAATccaattttaaaattatttcaATTGGCATCTTCCTTATCGCCCTTGTACTGTATACATTGTTCCGTTCCAATTCCAGTGGCAGTGGAGCCCATAATAGATCGATGGATTGATTCTAGCTGATTTACCCCACAAATATACCGCCTTCATACATCCCCCTAGATTAGCTCATTTGCTCATTATGAAAGGAATGTTCACTGAACTTACAACTAAGGTTAAGCTCCTGTCATTCTCAATGTAGTAGTAAGCTCGCTCGATGGAGATGTCAAGACCATGGGAGCATTGCTTAACCATGGCTTCTGCCTGACACATGTGCGCGCAGCTGCAAGCGCCGACCCCGCCTGGCCAGCTCCATCCCCTTCACTTCACCCTCCCAACAGCTTGTTCTCCATTTCTTTCACTCAATGTACAACTAGAGAAAACTTTCTGCTTTGTAATTCATCACTTTCATCGTCTAGCATCAAATTCAACATGGCTATTGTCTACGGATTGCCCACGGTGGCTTCCACAGTAGCAGCAGCGGTATGAGCAAGTCCACTACCTTCTAAGAAACCAACTGACAAGTCATCGTTTCATCTGATAGCTTGCAATCATCGCTATAATCCTTGGAGCGTAAGTGACCTTCTCACTCTTGCCACAGATGTCTGCCATCGAGGATCAAGCTCATTCATCTCATTAGACTGTCCTGGTCTCGTACAGCTTCACTTTaccttccccttcctgaCTGGGTTCCAGCCATCgccaccctcttccctccttttACAGCACTGGCACTGTATCTTGCCAATCAACTCGCCCAACCTGTTGCAGATAACCGCCAGTCACCTAGCCCTTGGCGAAGACTCTTTCCCGTTATCAACCACCTCCAATCTATCATAACCACAATCATCGCCACCGTAGCCCTCGCCTATCTATACCCAGAGAGCATCACAACCTGCCGACTAGAGCAGGAATGGCAGGCATACTTCCGCGCGAAAGATGCTCAACCGATCCGTGCTATTCAGGACGAATTCCGCTGCTGCGGATTCCGGAGTATCCATGACCGAGCGTGGCCGT includes the following:
- a CDS encoding uncharacterized protein (COG:S;~EggNog:ENOG410PS93;~TransMembrane:4 (i7-31o43-62i82-106o184-206i)), coding for MAIVYGLPTVASTVAAALAIIAIILGALSWSRTASLYLPLPDWVPAIATLFPPFTALALYLANQLAQPVADNRQSPSPWRRLFPVINHLQSIITTIIATVALAYLYPESITTCRLEQEWQAYFRAKDAQPIRAIQDEFRCCGFRSIHDRAWPFKDKTTGDDACEVQFNYGTSCLVPWRQQQQSASWMVFAAAILTLLMKVALYQALRQRPSWMTMQFGRQTRSQQRITHAALEDEDANDDAEEGQRGAFLPRAGPRFDNEWNDR